A window of the Tripterygium wilfordii isolate XIE 37 chromosome 12, ASM1340144v1, whole genome shotgun sequence genome harbors these coding sequences:
- the LOC120011127 gene encoding uncharacterized protein LOC120011127 has product MASSKGITFLALLLVLLPMVAMGDDWLPAFYDKVCEQVNCGKGTCVANITYAFSYICECEPGWKRTRYDDVDEAAPFLPCVIPNCTLDYTCQPAPPPVPAKEVPNNISFFDPCYWAYCGEGSCTKNKTYNYECSCQSGFFNLLNSTYFPCYSDCTIGSDCSSLGIKVANQETTPGSGGSQATSILPGKFHWMIILVMSMALFLKN; this is encoded by the exons ATGGCTTCCTCTAAAGGCATAACTTTCCTAGCTTTGCTTCTTGTATTGCTTCCAATGGTTGCCATGGGAGATGACTGGCTACCTGCCTTTTATG ACAAGGTGTGTGAACAAGTAAATTGTGGGAAGGGGACTTGTGTAGCGAACATTACATATGCATTCAGCTACATATGTGAATGTGAGCCTGGTTGGAAGAGAACCCGATACGACGATGTCGATGAAGCTGCTCCATTTCTTCCTTGTGTGATTCCAAACT GTACTCTGGATTACACGTGCCAGCCGGCTCCACCTCCGGTTCCAGCGAAAGAAGTTCCAAACAACATATCTTTCTTCGATC CTTGTTATTGGGCGTACTGTGGAGAAGGAAGTTGCACGAAGAACAAAACATACAACTACGAATGTTCTTGCCAATCCGGGTTCTTTAATCTCCTCAACAGCACTTACTTCCCCTGCTACAGCGATT GTACAATTGGATCGGATTGTTCAAGTCTCGGAATTAAAGTTGCAAATCAAGAAACAACCCCTGGAAGTGGTGGCAGCCAAG CAACATCAATCCTGCCAGGGAAGTTTCACTGGATGATCATATTGGTCATGTCAATGGCTTTGTTTCTGAAGAATTAG